The following are encoded together in the Desulfobotulus pelophilus genome:
- a CDS encoding S66 peptidase family protein, protein MAEPEKKEGTGMAGSLSAGFWSLSAPVLPGSCIGVVAPSGIPDPEALEAGLDVIRSRGYRLKVAEQVYMKDTHGFAGSDSIRARTLTEFFRDPSLDALWMARGGYGCTRLFPLLEPDLLKHFPKRIMGFSDGTALLAFLGERCHMTALHGPVITQLGRLTHEGRNAAFRALTWVGEVQSMGWQRVLCEGRAEGHLVGGNLSLLTRLLGTPWCPSFAGSILFLEDVNEAPYRIDRMMCHLSMAGALQAVKGVMLGAFMGCGCMQEVCDRILSHLPGGIPVVCGMPFGHGESNQPLALGAKGVLDTKKGYVEWSWPCESA, encoded by the coding sequence TTCCGGGCAGTTGCATTGGTGTGGTGGCCCCTTCCGGTATTCCGGATCCAGAGGCACTGGAGGCGGGGCTTGATGTGATCCGCTCCCGAGGTTACAGGCTGAAGGTGGCGGAACAGGTCTATATGAAAGATACCCATGGTTTTGCGGGTTCCGACAGTATCCGTGCCCGTACTCTCACAGAATTTTTCAGAGATCCTTCCCTGGATGCACTGTGGATGGCCCGGGGGGGATACGGGTGTACCCGGCTTTTCCCCTTGTTGGAACCGGATCTGCTGAAACATTTCCCCAAGAGAATTATGGGCTTCAGTGATGGAACCGCACTTCTGGCCTTTCTGGGGGAACGCTGCCATATGACAGCGTTGCATGGGCCGGTGATCACCCAGCTGGGCAGGCTTACCCATGAAGGCAGAAATGCTGCATTCAGGGCTTTGACATGGGTTGGTGAAGTTCAGTCCATGGGCTGGCAGAGGGTGCTTTGTGAGGGCAGGGCTGAAGGGCATCTGGTGGGGGGCAATCTTTCTCTTCTTACCCGACTGCTTGGCACGCCCTGGTGTCCTTCTTTCGCGGGTAGTATTCTTTTCCTTGAAGATGTGAATGAAGCCCCTTACCGTATCGACCGAATGATGTGTCATCTGTCTATGGCCGGCGCGCTGCAGGCCGTGAAGGGGGTGATGCTGGGTGCCTTTATGGGTTGCGGATGCATGCAGGAGGTTTGTGATCGTATCCTTTCCCACCTTCCCGGTGGCATTCCCGTTGTCTGTGGTATGCCATTCGGGCATGGTGAGAGCAATCAGCCGCTCGCTCTGGGAGCAAAGGGGGTGCTGGATACGAAAAAGGGATATGTTGAATGGAGCTGGCCCTGTGAAAGTGCTTGA
- a CDS encoding serine hydrolase domain-containing protein, translated as MKVLDELLLDGVQQKVFSGVTAWVGVGGYCVYEGAVGNAGGPGAPEVKPETLFDLASLTKILGTGLVMMRLVAAGLLKLETPLWHILPEWRDGMDREKISVRHLLEHSSGLPAHRAFYRDLASVPPGFREGERLRRIRCLPLESVPGERVCYSDIAYMLLKRAAEIRGGEPFASQVMKALPPAVRDDIFFLPARPRSGQPVSFAATGFSFDRHCFLQGEVHDENAAVMGGVDGQAGLWGTAAAVGKAGCSLLAAWQGEDVWLPPSVVQSFICWPEEGRRPPAFDRPSGTLSACGRYFSRKTVGHLGFTGTSLWMDMEKKIVVVLLSNRVYYGNLNWKIRSFRPRFHDKVVEALGKG; from the coding sequence GTGAAAGTGCTTGATGAGTTGCTGCTGGACGGTGTTCAGCAAAAGGTTTTTTCCGGAGTGACGGCCTGGGTTGGCGTTGGGGGGTATTGTGTCTACGAGGGGGCGGTGGGCAATGCTGGCGGGCCAGGTGCTCCTGAGGTAAAACCTGAAACGTTGTTTGATCTTGCTTCCCTCACAAAAATTCTTGGAACGGGTCTTGTTATGATGCGTCTGGTGGCTGCCGGACTGCTGAAGCTGGAAACGCCCCTGTGGCATATTCTGCCGGAGTGGCGGGACGGTATGGACCGGGAAAAAATATCTGTCCGCCACCTTCTGGAACACAGCTCCGGTCTGCCTGCCCACAGAGCCTTTTACAGGGATCTTGCTTCTGTCCCCCCTGGTTTTCGTGAAGGAGAGAGATTGCGTCGGATCCGTTGTCTGCCCCTTGAGTCCGTGCCGGGAGAAAGGGTCTGTTACAGTGATATCGCTTACATGCTGCTGAAGAGGGCGGCGGAGATCCGGGGGGGGGAGCCTTTTGCTTCTCAGGTAATGAAAGCTTTGCCCCCGGCTGTGCGGGACGATATTTTTTTTCTTCCGGCCCGGCCCCGTTCCGGGCAGCCTGTATCTTTTGCTGCCACAGGCTTCAGCTTTGATCGTCATTGTTTTCTCCAAGGAGAGGTGCACGACGAAAATGCTGCGGTTATGGGGGGGGTAGACGGGCAGGCCGGACTTTGGGGTACGGCCGCCGCAGTGGGGAAAGCGGGGTGTTCTCTGTTGGCTGCCTGGCAAGGAGAGGATGTATGGCTGCCGCCTTCCGTTGTGCAGAGCTTTATCTGTTGGCCGGAGGAGGGCAGGCGTCCTCCGGCCTTTGACAGGCCTTCAGGAACCTTATCTGCCTGTGGTCGCTATTTCTCACGAAAGACGGTGGGGCATCTGGGTTTTACCGGTACCTCTCTCTGGATGGATATGGAAAAAAAAATAGTGGTGGTACTTTTGAGTAACCGGGTTTACTATGGTAATTTGAATTGGAAAATACGGTCCTTTCGTCCCCGGTTCCATGATAAGGTAGTGGAAGCCCTTGGAAAGGGGTAA
- a CDS encoding rod shape-determining protein encodes MNLFLDSVLGVFSSDLAIDLGTANTLVYVKGKGIVLSEPSVVAVRTDNRHKNRVLAVGQEAKNMLGRTPGNIVAIRPMRDGVIADFEVTEAMLRHFIHKVHNRRTFVRPRIIIAVPSGITPVEKRAVKESAESAGAREVFLIEEPMAAAIGAGLPITEPTCNMVVDIGGGTTEVAVISLAGIVYSRSLRVAGDKMDEAIMQYIKRKYNLLIGERTSEIIKTTIGNAYPDPENLETIEVKGRDLVSGIPKILAIDSEEIRVAISEQIEAIVETVKIALERTPPELAADIVDRGIVLTGGGALLKNLDKLLREKSGLPITVTEDPLATVAQGAGRSLESIDILRQVMIT; translated from the coding sequence ATGAATCTTTTTCTGGATTCCGTCTTGGGTGTTTTTTCCAGTGATCTGGCCATTGATCTTGGAACAGCCAATACACTGGTTTATGTTAAGGGCAAAGGAATTGTCCTGAGTGAGCCTTCCGTTGTGGCGGTACGCACGGATAATCGTCATAAAAACAGGGTTCTGGCCGTTGGTCAGGAAGCCAAGAACATGCTGGGGAGGACACCTGGGAATATTGTGGCCATACGCCCCATGCGGGACGGTGTGATTGCAGATTTCGAGGTAACGGAGGCCATGCTCCGTCACTTTATTCATAAAGTGCATAATCGCCGAACTTTTGTTCGGCCAAGAATTATTATAGCCGTGCCCTCGGGGATTACTCCCGTTGAAAAAAGGGCTGTGAAAGAATCGGCGGAATCCGCAGGTGCACGGGAGGTTTTTCTTATTGAAGAACCCATGGCAGCAGCCATTGGTGCGGGTCTTCCCATTACGGAGCCTACCTGTAATATGGTAGTGGATATCGGCGGCGGAACAACGGAAGTGGCCGTTATTTCCCTGGCGGGCATTGTGTACAGCCGATCTCTTAGGGTGGCCGGAGACAAGATGGATGAAGCCATCATGCAGTACATTAAACGTAAATACAATCTTCTGATTGGCGAACGAACATCGGAAATCATTAAAACTACCATCGGAAATGCCTACCCCGATCCAGAAAATCTGGAAACCATAGAGGTAAAAGGGCGGGATCTTGTTTCCGGTATCCCCAAGATTCTTGCCATTGATTCAGAGGAAATACGTGTTGCCATCTCTGAACAGATAGAGGCCATTGTAGAAACCGTTAAAATTGCTCTGGAACGAACGCCGCCGGAACTTGCGGCGGATATAGTGGACCGGGGAATTGTTCTGACTGGTGGTGGGGCCTTGTTAAAAAATCTGGATAAACTGCTGCGGGAAAAATCCGGCCTGCCCATTACGGTAACGGAAGATCCTCTTGCCACCGTTGCTCAGGGCGCAGGACGGTCTCTGGAAAGCATCGACATCCTTCGGCAGGTGATGATTACCTGA
- the mreC gene encoding rod shape-determining protein MreC: MFSRKFILVCLFFVLLAATLASLVLSGRHPRPAQGPGGVALTLMGPLQHAASRSIAALGSVWQVYFDCVRQARENRELRKELALARENENYYLELSIANERLRSFLNFRETLDGEVLAAEIVGKDPSPWFKTFIVNRGRADGVRVGLPVVVPEGIVGQVVEVTGKYAKVLLITDRMSGVDALVQRTRARGVVNGSGASFCSFAYALRRYDVAEGDVVVSSGLDGIYPKGLRIGMVEAVVRGDEGIFQDVRVHPFVDFERIEEVMILLISPAEAMEEDEEEDVA, encoded by the coding sequence ATGTTTTCTCGTAAATTTATTCTGGTATGCTTGTTTTTTGTCCTGCTGGCCGCAACGCTTGCGTCGTTGGTTCTGAGCGGGAGACATCCCCGCCCTGCACAGGGACCGGGCGGGGTGGCCCTTACCCTTATGGGGCCTTTGCAGCATGCCGCTTCCCGGAGCATTGCGGCGCTGGGATCTGTCTGGCAGGTTTATTTTGACTGTGTCCGTCAGGCCCGGGAAAACAGGGAGCTCAGAAAAGAACTGGCCCTGGCCCGGGAGAATGAGAATTACTACCTTGAGCTTTCCATTGCCAATGAACGGCTCCGGAGTTTTCTGAATTTCAGGGAAACGCTGGACGGTGAAGTCCTTGCCGCAGAAATTGTGGGGAAGGATCCGTCACCGTGGTTTAAAACGTTCATTGTTAACCGGGGTCGGGCAGACGGGGTTCGTGTGGGCCTGCCCGTTGTGGTACCCGAGGGCATTGTGGGTCAGGTTGTGGAGGTGACGGGAAAGTATGCCAAAGTTTTACTGATCACAGACCGCATGAGTGGCGTGGATGCTCTGGTGCAGCGTACCCGTGCCCGAGGAGTTGTGAATGGCTCCGGAGCCTCTTTCTGTTCCTTTGCCTATGCCCTGCGCCGTTATGATGTTGCGGAGGGGGATGTGGTGGTGAGTTCCGGGCTGGACGGTATCTATCCGAAGGGGCTGCGTATTGGCATGGTGGAAGCGGTTGTCAGGGGGGATGAGGGCATTTTTCAGGATGTCCGTGTCCATCCCTTTGTCGATTTTGAACGCATTGAAGAGGTGATGATTCTTCTCATAAGCCCTGCTGAGGCCATGGAAGAGGACGAAGAAGAGGACGTTGCATGA
- the mrdA gene encoding penicillin-binding protein 2, with product MAPGMNYLKSTESDGYRRRLMLLFWVAAFFFLVLLARLFYLQIFQGHEYARLSENNCIRLQSILPHRGLIYDRHGRLLVDNRPAYDLLIVPGDVKNMDEVLERLAALTGIAADEFRDRLERNRGPGYRAVLLRQDLDRDAVGLISARRYDLPGVRIDAKPRRQYMYPGLGAHLVGYLGEVSLLELQRPENADLRGGDFVGKTGVERVYDGVLRGERGGRQVEVNARGQVIRILQTVPAKPGASLYLAMDRDLQEETEKLMEGRVGAVVAMDPNNGQVLSMVSSPSFDQNLFARGIRSDEWRALVNNPHRPMENKVIQGLYPPASTYKMISAIAALEEGVVDSETRFFCSGSIRYGDREFRCWRRGGHGSLNLKEALERSCDVYFYHVAQRLSVDRLAWYGRAAGFGRRTGVDLDHEEAGLVPTAAWKRRRTGVPWQGGETLSVIIGQGYNLATCMQAAVMIAALGNGGTLYRPQVVHEIRKAGGGILRPFTPEVTGRLPVEEAHLELVRSALRDVVSSRSGTARRINDPELDIAGKTGTAQVLSRKSDDDETSSRPGFEPHAWFVAFAPYEKPRIAVAVIVEHGEGGSTVAAPIAADVIRFYLEKQMADDKALE from the coding sequence ATGGCCCCCGGTATGAACTATCTGAAAAGTACGGAATCGGACGGATATCGCCGCAGGCTCATGCTTCTGTTCTGGGTGGCAGCCTTTTTTTTTCTGGTTCTTCTGGCCAGGCTTTTCTATCTGCAGATTTTCCAGGGGCATGAATATGCCCGTCTTTCAGAGAATAACTGTATCCGTCTCCAGAGTATTCTGCCCCACAGGGGTTTGATTTATGACCGGCATGGCAGGCTTTTGGTGGATAACAGGCCGGCCTACGATCTGCTCATTGTCCCTGGTGATGTGAAAAATATGGATGAGGTGCTGGAACGACTGGCTGCTCTGACAGGGATTGCTGCGGATGAGTTTCGGGATCGCTTGGAAAGAAACCGGGGGCCGGGATACAGGGCCGTGCTGCTGCGTCAGGATCTGGACAGGGATGCGGTGGGCCTGATCAGTGCACGACGCTACGATCTTCCGGGAGTCCGTATTGATGCGAAGCCACGGCGCCAGTACATGTACCCCGGCCTGGGAGCCCATCTCGTGGGGTATCTGGGTGAGGTGAGCCTGCTGGAGTTGCAGCGGCCAGAAAATGCGGATCTCCGGGGAGGAGATTTTGTGGGCAAAACAGGTGTTGAGCGGGTCTACGACGGGGTTCTCCGGGGCGAGCGTGGTGGTCGGCAGGTAGAGGTTAATGCGCGTGGGCAGGTGATCCGTATTCTTCAGACCGTTCCGGCAAAACCCGGTGCCAGCCTCTACCTTGCCATGGACCGGGATCTGCAGGAAGAGACAGAAAAACTGATGGAAGGAAGGGTGGGAGCGGTGGTGGCCATGGATCCCAATAATGGTCAGGTGCTGTCCATGGTTTCCAGCCCTTCTTTTGATCAGAATCTTTTTGCAAGGGGAATCCGTTCGGACGAATGGCGGGCTCTTGTCAATAATCCCCACAGGCCCATGGAGAATAAAGTGATTCAGGGTCTCTATCCTCCGGCATCCACCTACAAGATGATTTCAGCCATAGCGGCTTTGGAAGAAGGTGTTGTGGATAGCGAAACCCGTTTTTTCTGTTCGGGCTCCATTCGGTACGGGGATCGTGAATTCCGGTGCTGGAGGAGGGGCGGCCACGGCAGTCTGAATTTAAAAGAGGCTTTGGAGCGGTCCTGTGATGTGTATTTTTATCATGTGGCCCAGCGTTTGAGCGTGGACAGGCTGGCCTGGTATGGAAGGGCTGCGGGCTTCGGGCGCAGAACCGGAGTGGATCTGGACCATGAAGAGGCGGGTCTTGTGCCTACGGCCGCCTGGAAGAGGCGGCGGACGGGGGTCCCGTGGCAGGGAGGGGAAACCCTTTCGGTTATTATTGGCCAGGGTTATAATCTGGCAACCTGCATGCAGGCAGCTGTCATGATTGCCGCACTGGGTAATGGGGGTACCCTTTACCGGCCTCAGGTTGTGCATGAAATCCGTAAGGCCGGAGGCGGTATTCTCCGGCCATTTACACCGGAAGTGACCGGTCGCCTGCCCGTGGAAGAGGCGCACCTTGAGCTGGTACGGAGCGCCCTGCGGGATGTGGTGAGCAGCCGTTCCGGAACGGCAAGGCGGATAAACGATCCGGAGCTGGATATTGCCGGAAAAACGGGTACGGCACAGGTTCTCAGTCGCAAAAGTGATGATGATGAAACGTCTTCCCGTCCTGGATTTGAGCCCCATGCCTGGTTTGTGGCTTTTGCACCCTATGAAAAGCCTCGCATTGCTGTAGCTGTCATTGTTGAGCACGGGGAAGGTGGGTCCACTGTGGCAGCTCCCATCGCTGCGGATGTCATTCGCTTCTATCTGGAAAAACAGATGGCCGATGATAAGGCACTTGAATAG
- the rodA gene encoding rod shape-determining protein RodA, with product MFDRRLITYFDWGLLALTVLLGGMGVAVLYSAVNAGGHVSQEGLLLKQLLWFAIGGGGMLLSFFVSYKKFDQWGLVIYAGCILLLVAVMVFGRYGGGARRWLVLGPVSVQPSELMKIAICIVLARYFARNFMGQGMGVKDLVQPFILVLIPFILIVQQPDLGTALLLFVIGGSLTLFVGVQKKTLLGFIAAGMAAVPVVWLFLKDYQKHRILTFLDPGRDPLGTGYHIIQSKIAIGSGQLFGKGFLGGTQNALDFLPEQHTDFILSVLAEEWGFVGCSLLLLVYLLFLAWSLNVAYRCRDPFGTFLAVGITIMNFWHIFINMGMVMGLLPVVGVPLPMVSYGGSSVVTTLLGVGILLNISMRRFLSD from the coding sequence ATGTTTGATCGTAGACTGATAACATATTTTGACTGGGGGCTTCTGGCCCTGACCGTGCTTCTGGGAGGCATGGGAGTGGCCGTCCTCTACAGTGCCGTTAATGCCGGAGGCCATGTATCACAGGAAGGCCTGCTTCTGAAGCAGCTTTTGTGGTTTGCCATTGGCGGTGGGGGAATGCTCCTGTCTTTTTTTGTCAGTTATAAGAAATTCGACCAGTGGGGGCTTGTCATCTATGCGGGCTGCATTCTTCTTCTGGTGGCCGTTATGGTTTTTGGCCGTTATGGAGGAGGTGCCAGACGCTGGTTGGTTTTGGGTCCTGTTTCCGTTCAGCCTTCGGAGCTGATGAAGATAGCCATCTGTATCGTGCTGGCCCGCTATTTTGCCAGAAACTTCATGGGCCAGGGTATGGGAGTTAAGGATCTTGTACAACCATTTATACTTGTTTTAATACCGTTCATTCTTATCGTGCAGCAGCCGGATCTGGGAACAGCCCTGCTGTTGTTTGTGATTGGCGGAAGCCTGACTCTTTTTGTGGGAGTTCAAAAAAAGACCCTGCTGGGCTTTATTGCCGCAGGCATGGCTGCTGTACCCGTGGTGTGGTTGTTTTTGAAAGACTATCAGAAGCACAGGATTCTGACTTTTCTGGATCCGGGCAGGGACCCCCTGGGTACGGGTTATCATATTATACAATCCAAGATTGCCATCGGTTCAGGGCAGCTGTTTGGTAAGGGCTTTCTTGGAGGAACGCAGAATGCTCTGGATTTTCTTCCTGAACAGCATACGGATTTCATTCTTTCTGTCCTGGCAGAAGAGTGGGGGTTTGTAGGCTGCAGTCTGCTGCTTCTTGTGTATCTGCTTTTTCTTGCGTGGAGTCTGAATGTCGCTTATCGCTGCCGGGATCCCTTTGGAACCTTTCTGGCTGTCGGTATCACAATCATGAATTTCTGGCATATTTTTATCAACATGGGAATGGTCATGGGATTGTTGCCCGTTGTGGGGGTGCCTCTTCCCAT